GCGGCTTTGCCTGTGCTAATAGTGTTTTCCATATAGACTATAATACACTATAATATACATTATGTAATACTAGAGTCTATCTCCGTCATAAACGAAGTAGACCAACCGACTAAAACCAGCAGGGCTTGGATGGCGTCCCGTAACAATCGCTGGAATGGCGTCAGCTCTACTTCGCTGCTCAAATTTGTTTTCACAAGCCTACAGCCCTTAGGGTGTAGTGATTGACTGGACGCAGTTGCGTCCATAACGCCAGGTAAAATGGGCAAGCCGATTGGCAACTTCTTCTGGTACCTGAGACCATTCAAAGCGCCATTGCCAATTTCCTCCATTGATTCCAGGCTTATTCATGCGATGTTCGCTGCCAAGCCCAAGAATATCTTGCATGGGGAGGATTGCGAGGCTCGCCACCGAGGCGAGTGCGTAACGCACCATCGGCCACGGCATTGCCTCGGTGGGGTAGCCAAAATAGCTCAGAACCTGATCCTGGGTTGCCAACGAAAGTGAATTAAACCAGCCAAGGGTCGTATCGTTATCGTGGGTTCCGGTATAAACCACATTGGCCGGATCGTGGGCATGGAGCAAATGGTGATTATGCGGGTCACCGTCGAAGCCGAATTGTAAAACGTGCATTCCCGGTAGTTCGTGCCGCCTGCGGAGCTGATCCACAGCTGCGGTAATGAAACCCAAATCCTCGGCTATCAGAGATAAATTACTGCATTCCCGGCGCAGGGCAGTGAGCAATTCATCACCTGGGGTCGGCATCCATTGCCCAGCTGTGGGTAAATATTCAGCGGCGGGAATTGCCCAATGGGATTCAAGCCCACGAAAATGATCGATACGCACCATGTCGAACAGCTCTGCCTGGGTGCGTGTCCGTTCCACCCACAGGGAGATCACTTCCGCTTTATGATTTTTCCAATCATAAAGTGGGTTGCCCCAACGCTGACCCGTTGCGGAAAAATAATCCGGCGGCACTCCCGCCACCACCGTTGGCTGCCCCTGTTCGTCAAGCTGGAAGCATTCTCGATGAGACCAGGCATCGGCGCTGTCATGCGCGACAAAAATGGCCATGTCTCCGAACATGCGCACCCCCTGCGCGTTGGCGTGACGTTTCAAACTGTTCCATTGACGAAAGAATAAAAATTGTTCAAAGCACGCCTGCTGCATGGCCTCGTTCAGGGTGTCACGAGCTTGCTGTAGCGCTTGGGGGTCGCGATCTCGTAACGCAACCGGCCAGTCAAACCAAGGCAGTCCTCCCTGGGCGTTTCTGATCGCGTAGTAGAGCGCGTAGTCTTCCAACCAATGGCCATGCCTGGCCGTAAACTCCGCCAACTCTGCTTGTTGCCCAGGAGTCGCGCGTCGCTTAAAGGATTGGCGGGCTGCTGCCAACATCGCTCCACGCGCGCGCACGGAATTAGAACTACTCAGGAACGACGAATCCCGATTATCCAGCCACTCTTCATCACGCAGCGCATCGGCGCTAATCAATAGCGGGTTTCCAGCATGAGCAGAAATACAGTTATAGGGTGATAGATCGGCGTGGGTTGGACCCAGAGGAAGCGTCTGCCATACACCTACTCCACAATCATGGAGAAAATTGACGAAATAGAAAGCATGAGGGCCAAGGTCGCCATGATCGATTGGGCCGGGGAGAGAAGTAGGATGAAGCAGAATACCGGTCGTGCGGGGCAAAGTGGACATTTTTACAAAAAACTCAGTTGGATTAAGCGCGAAATTTTGTTACTGCGAGCGTAAACCTAGATTTGCCCAAAAGGCTAGTAACGCCCTACCGCTGGGGTAGTAGTTCCAGGCGAAGATAGCAAGGTAGACTCCGATACTTCCGTTTACTCATTATTTAACCATAGGTCAATCATGGATCAATCAGCACGTTATTCCGATTTAAGTCTCAATGAAGACGAATTAATTAAAAACGGCAAACATATTCTGTGCGCTTACAAGATGAAGCCCAAGGCGGGTACGGGTTATCTCGCAGCTGCGGCGCACTTTGCCGCTGAATCTTCTACTGGTACCAACGTGGAAGTAAGCACCACTGATGATTTCACCAGAGGCGTCGACGCGCTAGTATATTTGATTGACGAGGCCACCGAGGAGATGCGTATCGCCTATCCGCTCGAATTATTCGATAGGAATATTATCGACGGACGCATGATGATCGTCTCCTTTCTAACCCTGACTATCGGCAACAATCAGGGAATGGGCGATATTGAATATGCGAAGATGTATGATTTCCAGGTGCCACCCCGCGCACTACAGCTATTTGATGGCCCTGCCAAGGATATTTCCGACCTCTGGCGGATTCTCGGCAGGCCCGTTGTCAATGGTGGCTATATCTCCGGCACCATTATTAAGCCAAAACTGGGTCTGCGTCCCGAACCCTTCGCTAAGGCTGCTTACCAATTCTGGCTAGGCGGCGATTTCATTAAAAACGACGAGCCGCAGGGCAACCAGGTTTTTGCGCCAATGCGCAAGACCATCCCGCTGGTTTATGACGCTATGAAGCGTGCCATGGACGAAACCGGTGAGGCGAAATTGTTTTCCGCCAATATCACCGCCGATGATCACGCTGAAATGATCGCACGCGGCGAGTTTATCCTCGAAAATTTTGGTCCTGACGCCGACAAGGTGGCCTTTCTGGTCGATGGTTATGTTGGTGGACCAGGCATGGTCACCACTGCTCGCCGTTATTTCGCCAATCAATACCTGCATTACCATCGCGCTGGCCATGGTGCCGTCACCTCGCCTAGCTCCAAGCGTGGCTACACTGCCTATGTACTGGCCAAAATGTCCCGCCTGCAAGGCGCATCTGGAATTCATGTAGGCACTATGGGCTATGGCAAGATGGAAGGCGACGCCAAAGACAAGGATATTGCCTACATCATCGAACGCGACAGTTTCACCGGACCTGCTTACCATCAGGAATGGCTAGGGATGAAACCAACCACGCCAATTATTTCCGGTGGCATGAACGCTCTCCGTCTTCCGGGCTTCTTTGACAACCTCGGACACGGCAACGTTATCAATACCGCCGGTGGCGGCTCCTACGGACACCTTGACTCCCCAGGAGCAGGTGCCAGATCGCTACGCCAAGCCTATGAATGCTGGAAGGCAGGTGCTAATCCCATCGAGTGGGCCAAGGAACACCGTGAGTTCGCTCGCGCTTTCGAGTCCTTCCCCCAGGATGCCGATACACTGTTCCCTGGCTGGCGCGACAAACTTGGCATTCGTCAATAACTCTAAAAATTCTTCTCTTATTAAGATTGAGAAGAATGTCTTAAGAATCTCGATCCTGAAGGATCGAGATTCTTAAAATCCAAACAATACCGATCCCAACGATAACCAGCCATGTCCTGGTACGCCGACCTTCACGTTCATTCCAAGTATTCGCGTGCCACGAGCCGGGACTGCGATCTTGAACATCTTGCGTCTTGGGCGCAAAAGAAAGGCATTGCCGTAGTGGGGAGCGGTGATCTCACCCATCCCGCGTGGCGCGCTGAGTTACGCGAAAAATTGGTACCCGCTGAGGAGGGGCTATATCGTCTCCGTCCCAATTTGGAAACGGAAATTGCGGCGAGTGTTCCGATTGTTTGTCGCGCACCGGTGCGTTTCCTGATTTCCGGCGAAATATCGACGATTTACAAAAAGGGCGAGCGCACGCGCAAGGTGCATCACATCGTTTACGTCCCCGATCTCGACACTGCGGATCGCCTGGCTACCCAGCTCGCCCGCATCGGTAATATCGCCGCCGATGGTCGTCCGATCCTTGGGCTGGATTCGCGTCATTTGCTGGAAATTGTCCTTGAATCCGGACCCGGCGCGTTCCTGGTGCCCGCGCATATTTGGACCCCCTGGTTTTCAGTGCTTGGCTCACGCAGCGGCTTCGATTCGATTGAGGAATGTTACGGCGACCTCGTGCGACATATTTTCGCCCTGGAAACCGGACTATCCTCCGATCCGGAGATGAATTGGCGGATCTCGGCGCTCGACCGCTATCGCTTGGTTTCCAATTCCGACGCGCATTCTCCGGCCAAGCTCGGGCGCGAGGCGACGATTTTCGATGGTCCCCGTGATTATCCTGCCCTACGGCGTGCCCTGGAAACGGGCGTGGGTTACGTCGGCACGGTTGAATTTTTTCCCGAGGAAGGGAAGTATCACCTGGATGGCCATCGCAAGTGTCAAGTACGCCTCACCCCCGCTGAGACCCTGGCCCATGGCGGACGCTGTCCGGTTTGTGGTGAAGCGGTGGTTATCGGGGTGATGAATCGCGTTGACGCCCTTGCCAACCGCGAAAAACCCGAGCCACCCGCGACCGCCGGGCTAGTGCGGAGTCTCGTCCCATTGGTCGAAATTCTCGCGGAACTGGCGGGAAGCGGAACTACCAGCCAGCGCGTCATTGAGCACGAAAAACGTCTCCTCGAACATTTCGGTCCCGAGCTGGGCATCCTCACTGAATTGCCGATTAATGAACTAATCCAGGCGGGCGAGCCGCTCCTCGCCGAGGCGCTTGGGCGACTGCGGCGTGGTGAGGTTCAGCGCGAGGCGGGCTATGACGGCGAATATGGCGTGATCAGGCTGTTTCGCCCTGGAGAGCTAGGCGCGCGACCAGGAGTCAGGCAACTGTTCGCGTTCGAGGCACCGCTGGCGAAAGCGGCGTCATTACCGTCACCGCTGCCAATATCTACCGTTATGCCTGATACGGAAGGAAAAAAAGTTTCTCAATCACGAAAAAAAACCAAGGCCACGCTCGTATCCACCACCGCCGATTCGCTCACTGGTCTCGATCCTGAGCAACGCGCCGCCGCTGAGGTAGGAAGCGGCGCGCTGCTGATCGTCGCGGGCCCTGGATCGGGCAAGACCCATACTCTCACGCGGCGCATTGCCTATCTTATTTCGCATCACGGCGTGGCTGCCGATGCCTGCCTCGCGGTCACCTTTACCCGCCGCGCCGCCGCCGAGTTGCGCGAACGCCTGGACGCATTACTGCCCGAGGTGGGTGCGCGTGTCGTAGTGCATACCTTTCACTCCCTGGGGCTTGCGCTGCTGCGCGAACAACCCGCCGCAGCGGGTCTTAAACCAGGCTTTCGCGTGATTGACGAAAATGAACGCGCCAATCTGCTCCGCGAGGCGCTGAATCTCACCGCAACCCAGGCCGAGCGTTTAGTGCGAGGCATTGGCCGCGCCAAAGCTGCGGGCGTGCCGTTGGCCGATGATCCCGTACTCGTCGAGTCAATAATCCGCCACGATGCGCTCTTGCGCGTCCATGGTTGCGTAGATTTTGACGATCTAGTGGGTTTAGCGGTGACGGCCTTGGAAACCGACACTGCGCTCGCGCAGGCATGGCGCGCACGTTTTCCGTGGATTTCCATCGACGAATACCAAGACGTGGATCCACGCCAGTACCGCTTATTGCGCCTGCTGGCCCCACCGGGGAGTAACTTGTGCGTGATTGGCGACCCGAATCAGGCCATTTACGGCTTTCGCGGCGCTGACGTGACAATCTTCCATCGCTTCGCAGACGACTGGCCCGGTGCGCGGGTCGTGCGTCTTGCACGCAATTACCGTTGCGGACGACTGATCGTTGAGGCGGCGAGCCAGATTATTGCCGACGCCGCGATTCCCGCCGTCCTCGCTGACCCACAACGAATCATTCATCACGATGCCGCAAGCGAACGCGCCGAGGCAGAGTTCATCGTGACGAGCATCGAGAATCTACTGGGTGGCCACAGTTTTTTCTCACTGGATAGCGGACGTGGCGGCTCCCGCGCCTCGGACCTCGCCCTCAGTGATTTCGCAGTGCTGGCGCGCACTGACACCATTTTTGAATCCCTTGCCGAGGCATTAAACCGTTCTGGTTTGCCATTCCAGCGTCGCTCTCATGCCCCTATCAACGCCAATCCCATGGTTAGCGCCTTATTGGACGCCCTACATTTAAATAAAGTCTTGCCAGACCGTCCGCTCGTCGCTCAAATTCAAGACATCGCCGAAGATCTCGCCCGCGCCGCTGAACCCGCGCGCGCCATCGCGCTCCGTCAAGCCGCTGGGCTACTCGCTCCCCTCGCAGCTCGCTACAGTGATGACTACGCCCGCCTGCGCGCTGAATTGGCGTTGCTGACCGAGGCCGATACCTGGGATCCTCGCGCCGAGCGTATTTCACTCCTTACTCTCCACGCAGCTAAAGGACTCGAATTCCGCGTGGTGTTTATTCTTGGTTG
The sequence above is a segment of the Gammaproteobacteria bacterium genome. Coding sequences within it:
- the malQ gene encoding 4-alpha-glucanotransferase; the protein is MSTLPRTTGILLHPTSLPGPIDHGDLGPHAFYFVNFLHDCGVGVWQTLPLGPTHADLSPYNCISAHAGNPLLISADALRDEEWLDNRDSSFLSSSNSVRARGAMLAAARQSFKRRATPGQQAELAEFTARHGHWLEDYALYYAIRNAQGGLPWFDWPVALRDRDPQALQQARDTLNEAMQQACFEQFLFFRQWNSLKRHANAQGVRMFGDMAIFVAHDSADAWSHRECFQLDEQGQPTVVAGVPPDYFSATGQRWGNPLYDWKNHKAEVISLWVERTRTQAELFDMVRIDHFRGLESHWAIPAAEYLPTAGQWMPTPGDELLTALRRECSNLSLIAEDLGFITAAVDQLRRRHELPGMHVLQFGFDGDPHNHHLLHAHDPANVVYTGTHDNDTTLGWFNSLSLATQDQVLSYFGYPTEAMPWPMVRYALASVASLAILPMQDILGLGSEHRMNKPGINGGNWQWRFEWSQVPEEVANRLAHFTWRYGRNCVQSITTP
- a CDS encoding DNA helicase II / ATP-dependent DNA helicase PcrA — encoded protein: MSWYADLHVHSKYSRATSRDCDLEHLASWAQKKGIAVVGSGDLTHPAWRAELREKLVPAEEGLYRLRPNLETEIAASVPIVCRAPVRFLISGEISTIYKKGERTRKVHHIVYVPDLDTADRLATQLARIGNIAADGRPILGLDSRHLLEIVLESGPGAFLVPAHIWTPWFSVLGSRSGFDSIEECYGDLVRHIFALETGLSSDPEMNWRISALDRYRLVSNSDAHSPAKLGREATIFDGPRDYPALRRALETGVGYVGTVEFFPEEGKYHLDGHRKCQVRLTPAETLAHGGRCPVCGEAVVIGVMNRVDALANREKPEPPATAGLVRSLVPLVEILAELAGSGTTSQRVIEHEKRLLEHFGPELGILTELPINELIQAGEPLLAEALGRLRRGEVQREAGYDGEYGVIRLFRPGELGARPGVRQLFAFEAPLAKAASLPSPLPISTVMPDTEGKKVSQSRKKTKATLVSTTADSLTGLDPEQRAAAEVGSGALLIVAGPGSGKTHTLTRRIAYLISHHGVAADACLAVTFTRRAAAELRERLDALLPEVGARVVVHTFHSLGLALLREQPAAAGLKPGFRVIDENERANLLREALNLTATQAERLVRGIGRAKAAGVPLADDPVLVESIIRHDALLRVHGCVDFDDLVGLAVTALETDTALAQAWRARFPWISIDEYQDVDPRQYRLLRLLAPPGSNLCVIGDPNQAIYGFRGADVTIFHRFADDWPGARVVRLARNYRCGRLIVEAASQIIADAAIPAVLADPQRIIHHDAASERAEAEFIVTSIENLLGGHSFFSLDSGRGGSRASDLALSDFAVLARTDTIFESLAEALNRSGLPFQRRSHAPINANPMVSALLDALHLNKVLPDRPLVAQIQDIAEDLARAAEPARAIALRQAAGLLAPLAARYSDDYARLRAELALLTEADTWDPRAERISLLTLHAAKGLEFRVVFILGCEDGLLPLRWGSMESEEEKTVLEEERRLFYVGVTRARERLFLTRAHRRLWRGKIREFAPSLFLSDLDDHLLEYSRTELKRSKKNNINQQLALF
- the cbbM gene encoding Ribulose bisphosphate carboxylase gives rise to the protein MDQSARYSDLSLNEDELIKNGKHILCAYKMKPKAGTGYLAAAAHFAAESSTGTNVEVSTTDDFTRGVDALVYLIDEATEEMRIAYPLELFDRNIIDGRMMIVSFLTLTIGNNQGMGDIEYAKMYDFQVPPRALQLFDGPAKDISDLWRILGRPVVNGGYISGTIIKPKLGLRPEPFAKAAYQFWLGGDFIKNDEPQGNQVFAPMRKTIPLVYDAMKRAMDETGEAKLFSANITADDHAEMIARGEFILENFGPDADKVAFLVDGYVGGPGMVTTARRYFANQYLHYHRAGHGAVTSPSSKRGYTAYVLAKMSRLQGASGIHVGTMGYGKMEGDAKDKDIAYIIERDSFTGPAYHQEWLGMKPTTPIISGGMNALRLPGFFDNLGHGNVINTAGGGSYGHLDSPGAGARSLRQAYECWKAGANPIEWAKEHREFARAFESFPQDADTLFPGWRDKLGIRQ